The genomic segment CAAAACATCAACCGGTACAGGTGAGTCAGCGAGTGAGCGAGGAGCACCACGTGAGCCGGTAATAACGACCTTCTCGTAAGCAGCGGCGGCTTCATCTGGCGTTTGGGTTTCTTGTGCGATTGCTGATGAAATAGCAACAGAACTCATTGCGCAGGTCACCAACCCGGTTTTTATTGCTTTGCTAAGTTTATTTTGCTTAAGCATGTGTGTTCACCTTTTTTATTTTTAATCTCTGCGAGCTAATTAACTTGGCTTTCCGTTATTGCACAGCCTGCTCGTCCCGAGCAGGTCTCCTATCAAACTGGTTTTTACTCTGGCTTAGCCAGCACCACTTCAATTTCTATTAGCATGTTCGGACCACCTGCCAAACCTGCGATTTGAAAAGCAGAACGCGACGGTTTATTTGGCTGCTCCTTCGTACCGAAGTACTTGGTGTATGCCTTCATAAATCCACCGAAGTCCATCTTTCCATCCATGGTAGGGTCACCTACCATGAACACCTGCATTTTGACGACATCGCCAAAATCAACGCCTAAGTCTTTAAACGAGCTCTCTAGTCGTTTAAATACACTCAAGGCTTGGGTTTCCGTGTCGCCGTAATATTCACGACTGCCTTTCTCTGCATCTGGATTAACTGGGCCTGGGGTCATACCCGCATGAAAAATCAATGTGGTATCAGGGGTGACTTCAACCGCACGGGAGATAGGAAACGGGTTGTTATTAGGTAAAGCATGACGCGTGACTTCTGCAAAGCTGCTAGCACTAAATAATGCGGCAGTTGCGGCGACTAAAATGCGTTTTTTCATGGTTTTGTTCATCTAAAGGTAACTCCTGGTTTTATTTAAGTTGGCTGATATACGCTGCGAGGTTTACCGCATCAGGATCAGATTGCACCATGGAAACGGCGGCTTTCATTTGTTGTCCGTACACGTCTTTTTGGTCTGAACCGCGAATACCTGCACGAAAGTGATTAATTTGTGTCAGCAAATACCAGTCATTTATACCCTTAAGGCGCGGAGCGCCCATGGCTTGATTTCCTGCACCATTGACACCGTGGCAAGCTGCGCAGCCTTGATATAGATTTTTTCCTGCTTCTATATCACCATGGATAGTGGGCTCTGGTGCCGGCGACTCGGTTTTACCAATCCAGTTAGCGATAGCGGAGATATCGCTCGGAGTTAAATGACGCGTCATAGCCTGCATTTCGCTGCCAGTCACATCGCTGGTGTGTGCCCCGCGAATACCTTGCTTGAAATTATTTAACTGACGTTCGATATACCATTTAGACAATCCGCCTAAGCGCGGTGCTTTAATATTGGCGTTGCCCTTTAATTGGCTTCCGTGGCAGACAGTGCAGTATTCGAGTCCTGCAGGTGTAGGTACTTCAGAGGCACGCACCATACTTGCTGTGCCAGCAAACAAGAGAATGAAGAGTGTAGATTTAAGCGACATGACTGGCTGCTCCGCTTTTAGTGTGTGAACTGACAAGTTGGTTGAACTGTTTCAGAGCTTGCTCACTAGAGGCCAAGGCTCCCTCTTGCCAACCACTGTGGTGACTTATTTGATCGCCAATCATGAAGTGACGACCTTCCGGCTTTTGCAACAGGTGATAATATTTATCGAAATCTTCAGGGCTCATGCGCATACCACAACCCATTTGGTGATTCATACGGGCCCAAGGAATACTGATACCGTTTTCGATGTATTTACTGCACCCAGGATGGATTTTCTCTGCGGATAGCGCCCCAGCGGTCAGTCGCTCTTGTGGGGTCATTTTTTCAAATATGCCGCTGACTTTAGCGTCCCAAGTATATGCTCCTAGTAAAATGCCTTTTTGCGCATGAATATCATGCGACGGATACCACAATTGATTGATAGGGTCAGTGGTATAACTAATACCGCCGTAAATACCATCACGCTCCCAAAAACGCTCACTCATCTGATAGGCAATTTTAAATAAATGCCCGCGTTTCACGCTGTCTAAGCCGGCTTGATAGGTTTCAGAGAAATTATTGTCGA from the Paraglaciecola mesophila genome contains:
- a CDS encoding RidA family protein, yielding MNKTMKKRILVAATAALFSASSFAEVTRHALPNNNPFPISRAVEVTPDTTLIFHAGMTPGPVNPDAEKGSREYYGDTETQALSVFKRLESSFKDLGVDFGDVVKMQVFMVGDPTMDGKMDFGGFMKAYTKYFGTKEQPNKPSRSAFQIAGLAGGPNMLIEIEVVLAKPE
- a CDS encoding c-type cytochrome; translated protein: MSLKSTLFILLFAGTASMVRASEVPTPAGLEYCTVCHGSQLKGNANIKAPRLGGLSKWYIERQLNNFKQGIRGAHTSDVTGSEMQAMTRHLTPSDISAIANWIGKTESPAPEPTIHGDIEAGKNLYQGCAACHGVNGAGNQAMGAPRLKGINDWYLLTQINHFRAGIRGSDQKDVYGQQMKAAVSMVQSDPDAVNLAAYISQLK